A window of the Alnus glutinosa chromosome 4, dhAlnGlut1.1, whole genome shotgun sequence genome harbors these coding sequences:
- the LOC133866777 gene encoding aspartic proteinase Asp1-like isoform X1 yields the protein MGEKRQRMIALNTFFFLGLLATFPAGCFSDVIQPSLMNKKSTHPTGSNRFGSSVVFPVQGNVYPLGYYFVNLNIGHPPKQYDLDIDTGSDLTWVQCDAPCTGCTKPRDRLYKPSNNVVSCGDPACAAMHWLGNSHCKDPKEQCDYEVTYADQGSSLGVLVKDYFPLRFTNGSIIGPRLAFGCGYDQKYNGPHSPPSTAGVLGLGNGKANIVSQLNAIGLTRNVVGHCLSGRGGGFLFFGDDLVPSSGVVWTPISRNSAENHYSSGPAELLFGGKSTGVKGLLVVFDSGSSYTYFNSQAYQATVNLIKKELNGKPLKDAAEDKSLSICWKGKKPFKSVGDVKNYFKPLVLSFTNAKNVQLNLPPEAYLIVTKFGNACLGILNGAEIGLGNLNIIGDISLQDRMVIYDNEKQQIGWTPANCDRLPNVDRDYNEGFSQPSAANYAFLAAIYAS from the exons ATGGGTGAGAAAAGGCAGAGAATGATTGCATTGAATACCTTTTTCTTTCTGGGTCTGCTTGCAACTTTCCCTGCAGGCTGTTTCTCTGATGTTATCCAGCCCTCCCTGATGAATAAAAAGTCAACCCACCCCACGGGCTCTAATCGTTTTGGCTCCTCCGTTGTTTTCCCCGTCCAAGGGAATGTTTATCCTCTTGG GTACTACTTTGTGAACCTCAACATAGGCCATCCACCCAAGCAGTATGACCTTGATATTGATACTGGCAGTGACCTCACTTGGGTCCAATGTGATGCACCTTGTACTGGTTGCACtaag CCCCGTGATCGCCTTTATAAACCGAGCAACAACGTTGTCTCTTGTGGTGACCCTGCATGTGCTGCCATGCACTGGCTGGGAAATTCCCATTGCAAGGACCCGAAAGAGCAATGCGACTATGAGGTCACGTATGCCGATCAGGGTTCTTCTCTTGGTGTGCTGGTCAAGGACTACTTTCCCCTTCGGTTTACCAATGGCTCTATCATTGGTCCCCGTTTGGCCTTTGG GTGTGGGTATGACCAAAAATATAATGGGCCACACTCTCCACCATCCACAGCCGGAGTCCTTGGCCTCGGCAATGGCAAAGCAAACATAGTGTCACAATTGAATGCTATAGGTCTAACAAGGAATGTGGTCGGACACTGTTTAAGTGGGCGAGGGGGAGGGTTTTTATTCTTTGGAGATGATCTTGTCCCTTCTTCAGGAGTCGTATGGACACCAATTTCTCGCAATTCCGCCGA GAACCACTACTCGTCAGGACCAGCTGAGCTTCTTTTTGGTGGAAAGTCTACCGGCGTAAAAGGCCTCCTTGTGGTCTTTGACAGTGGAAGTTCTTACACTTACTTCAATTCCCAAGCTTATCAAGCCACAGTCAATCTG ataaaaaaagaactaaatggAAAGCCATTAAAAGATGCAGCAGAGGACAAATCCCTTTCAATCTGCTGGAAAGGCAAAAAGCCTTTCAAATCTGTTGGTGATGTCAAGAACTACTTCAAGCCTCTGGTACTGAGCTTTACAAATGCCAAGAATGTTCAGCTGAATTTACCACCTGAGGCTTATTTAATTGTCACG AAATTTGGCAACGCATGCTTGGGAATTTTGAATGGCGCCGAAATAGGACTCGGAAATCTTAACATAATCGGAG ACATTTCTTTGCAAGATAGAATGGTGATTTATGACAACGAAAAGCAGCAGATTGGATGGACTCCTGCAAATTGTGATAGGCTTCCGAA TGTGGATCGTGATTATAATGAAGGTTTTTCTCAGCCTTCCGCAGCCAATTATGCTTTCTTAGCTGCAATTTATGCTTCCTGA
- the LOC133866777 gene encoding aspartic proteinase Asp1-like isoform X2 → MGEKRQRMIALNTFFFLGLLATFPAGCFSDVIQPSLMNKKSTHPTGSNRFGSSVVFPVQGNVYPLGYYFVNLNIGHPPKQYDLDIDTGSDLTWVQCDAPCTGCTKPRDRLYKPSNNVVSCGDPACAAMHWLGNSHCKDPKEQCDYEVTYADQGSSLGVLVKDYFPLRFTNGSIIGPRLAFGCGYDQKYNGPHSPPSTAGVLGLGNGKANIVSQLNAIGLTRNVVGHCLSGRGGGFLFFGDDLVPSSGVVWTPISRNSAENHYSSGPAELLFGGKSTGVKGLLVVFDSGSSYTYFNSQAYQATVNLIKKELNGKPLKDAAEDKSLSICWKGKKPFKSVGDVKNYFKPLVLSFTNAKNVQLNLPPEAYLIVTKFGNACLGILNGAEIGLGNLNIIGDISLQDRMVIYDNEKQQIGWTPANCDRLPNLPQPIMLS, encoded by the exons ATGGGTGAGAAAAGGCAGAGAATGATTGCATTGAATACCTTTTTCTTTCTGGGTCTGCTTGCAACTTTCCCTGCAGGCTGTTTCTCTGATGTTATCCAGCCCTCCCTGATGAATAAAAAGTCAACCCACCCCACGGGCTCTAATCGTTTTGGCTCCTCCGTTGTTTTCCCCGTCCAAGGGAATGTTTATCCTCTTGG GTACTACTTTGTGAACCTCAACATAGGCCATCCACCCAAGCAGTATGACCTTGATATTGATACTGGCAGTGACCTCACTTGGGTCCAATGTGATGCACCTTGTACTGGTTGCACtaag CCCCGTGATCGCCTTTATAAACCGAGCAACAACGTTGTCTCTTGTGGTGACCCTGCATGTGCTGCCATGCACTGGCTGGGAAATTCCCATTGCAAGGACCCGAAAGAGCAATGCGACTATGAGGTCACGTATGCCGATCAGGGTTCTTCTCTTGGTGTGCTGGTCAAGGACTACTTTCCCCTTCGGTTTACCAATGGCTCTATCATTGGTCCCCGTTTGGCCTTTGG GTGTGGGTATGACCAAAAATATAATGGGCCACACTCTCCACCATCCACAGCCGGAGTCCTTGGCCTCGGCAATGGCAAAGCAAACATAGTGTCACAATTGAATGCTATAGGTCTAACAAGGAATGTGGTCGGACACTGTTTAAGTGGGCGAGGGGGAGGGTTTTTATTCTTTGGAGATGATCTTGTCCCTTCTTCAGGAGTCGTATGGACACCAATTTCTCGCAATTCCGCCGA GAACCACTACTCGTCAGGACCAGCTGAGCTTCTTTTTGGTGGAAAGTCTACCGGCGTAAAAGGCCTCCTTGTGGTCTTTGACAGTGGAAGTTCTTACACTTACTTCAATTCCCAAGCTTATCAAGCCACAGTCAATCTG ataaaaaaagaactaaatggAAAGCCATTAAAAGATGCAGCAGAGGACAAATCCCTTTCAATCTGCTGGAAAGGCAAAAAGCCTTTCAAATCTGTTGGTGATGTCAAGAACTACTTCAAGCCTCTGGTACTGAGCTTTACAAATGCCAAGAATGTTCAGCTGAATTTACCACCTGAGGCTTATTTAATTGTCACG AAATTTGGCAACGCATGCTTGGGAATTTTGAATGGCGCCGAAATAGGACTCGGAAATCTTAACATAATCGGAG ACATTTCTTTGCAAGATAGAATGGTGATTTATGACAACGAAAAGCAGCAGATTGGATGGACTCCTGCAAATTGTGATAGGCTTCCGAA CCTTCCGCAGCCAATTATGCTTTCTTAG
- the LOC133866777 gene encoding aspartic proteinase Asp1-like isoform X3 yields the protein MGEKRQRMIALNTFFFLGLLATFPAGCFSDVIQPSLMNKKSTHPTGSNRFGSSVVFPVQGNVYPLGYYFVNLNIGHPPKQYDLDIDTGSDLTWVQCDAPCTGCTKPRDRLYKPSNNVVSCGDPACAAMHWLGNSHCKDPKEQCDYEVTYADQGSSLGVLVKDYFPLRFTNGSIIGPRLAFGCGYDQKYNGPHSPPSTAGVLGLGNGKANIVSQLNAIGLTRNVVGHCLSGRGGGFLFFGDDLVPSSGVVWTPISRNSAENHYSSGPAELLFGGKSTGVKGLLVVFDSGSSYTYFNSQAYQATVNLIKKELNGKPLKDAAEDKSLSICWKGKKPFKSVGDVKNYFKPLVLSFTNAKNVQLNLPPEAYLIVTKFGNACLGILNGAEIGLGNLNIIGDISLQDRMVIYDNEKQQIGWTPANCDRLPKS from the exons ATGGGTGAGAAAAGGCAGAGAATGATTGCATTGAATACCTTTTTCTTTCTGGGTCTGCTTGCAACTTTCCCTGCAGGCTGTTTCTCTGATGTTATCCAGCCCTCCCTGATGAATAAAAAGTCAACCCACCCCACGGGCTCTAATCGTTTTGGCTCCTCCGTTGTTTTCCCCGTCCAAGGGAATGTTTATCCTCTTGG GTACTACTTTGTGAACCTCAACATAGGCCATCCACCCAAGCAGTATGACCTTGATATTGATACTGGCAGTGACCTCACTTGGGTCCAATGTGATGCACCTTGTACTGGTTGCACtaag CCCCGTGATCGCCTTTATAAACCGAGCAACAACGTTGTCTCTTGTGGTGACCCTGCATGTGCTGCCATGCACTGGCTGGGAAATTCCCATTGCAAGGACCCGAAAGAGCAATGCGACTATGAGGTCACGTATGCCGATCAGGGTTCTTCTCTTGGTGTGCTGGTCAAGGACTACTTTCCCCTTCGGTTTACCAATGGCTCTATCATTGGTCCCCGTTTGGCCTTTGG GTGTGGGTATGACCAAAAATATAATGGGCCACACTCTCCACCATCCACAGCCGGAGTCCTTGGCCTCGGCAATGGCAAAGCAAACATAGTGTCACAATTGAATGCTATAGGTCTAACAAGGAATGTGGTCGGACACTGTTTAAGTGGGCGAGGGGGAGGGTTTTTATTCTTTGGAGATGATCTTGTCCCTTCTTCAGGAGTCGTATGGACACCAATTTCTCGCAATTCCGCCGA GAACCACTACTCGTCAGGACCAGCTGAGCTTCTTTTTGGTGGAAAGTCTACCGGCGTAAAAGGCCTCCTTGTGGTCTTTGACAGTGGAAGTTCTTACACTTACTTCAATTCCCAAGCTTATCAAGCCACAGTCAATCTG ataaaaaaagaactaaatggAAAGCCATTAAAAGATGCAGCAGAGGACAAATCCCTTTCAATCTGCTGGAAAGGCAAAAAGCCTTTCAAATCTGTTGGTGATGTCAAGAACTACTTCAAGCCTCTGGTACTGAGCTTTACAAATGCCAAGAATGTTCAGCTGAATTTACCACCTGAGGCTTATTTAATTGTCACG AAATTTGGCAACGCATGCTTGGGAATTTTGAATGGCGCCGAAATAGGACTCGGAAATCTTAACATAATCGGAG ACATTTCTTTGCAAGATAGAATGGTGATTTATGACAACGAAAAGCAGCAGATTGGATGGACTCCTGCAAATTGTGATAGGCTTCCGAAGTCCTGA